In Camelus bactrianus isolate YW-2024 breed Bactrian camel chromosome 18, ASM4877302v1, whole genome shotgun sequence, one DNA window encodes the following:
- the SOCS1 gene encoding suppressor of cytokine signaling 1: protein MVAHNQVAADNAISTAAEPRRRPEPSSSSSSSSSSPAAPARPRPCPAAPTPAPAPGDTHFRTFRSHADYRRITRASALLDACGFYWGPLSVHGAHERLRAEPVGTFLVRDSRQRNCFFALSVKMASGPTSIRVHFQAGRFHLDGSRESFDCLFELLEHYVAAPRRMLGAPLRQRRVRPLQELCRQRIVATVGRENLARIPLNPVLRDYLSSFPFQI from the coding sequence ATGGTAGCACACAACCAGGTGGCAGCCGACAATGCAATCTCCACGGCAGCAGAGCCCCGACGGCGGCcagaaccttcctcctcctcctcctcctcctcctcttcgccTGCGGCCCCGGCTCGCCCGCGGCCCTGTCCGGCGGCCCCGActccggccccggccccgggtgACACGCACTTCCGCACGTTCCGCTCGCACGCGGATTATCGGCGCATCACTCGGGCCAGCGCGCTTCTCGACGCCTGTGGCTTCTACTGGGGGCCCCTGAGCGTGCACGGGGCGCACGAGCGGCTGCGCGCCGAGCCCGTGGGCACCTTCCTAGTGCGGGACAGCCGCCAGCGGAACTGCTTCTTCGCCCTCAGCGTGAAGATGGCCTCAGGCCCCACGAGCATCCGCGTGCACTTCCAGGCCGGCCGCTTCCACCTGGACGGCAGCCGCGAGAGCTTCGATTGCCTCTTCGAGCTGCTGGAGCACTACGTGGCGGCGCCGCGCCGCATGCTGGGGGCCCCGCTGCGCCAACGCCGCGTGAGGCCGCTGCAGGAGCTGTGCCGCCAGCGCATCGTGGCCACCGTGGGCCGCGAGAACCTGGCGCGCATTCCTCTCAACCCCGTCCTCCGTGACTACTTGAGCTCCTTCCCCTTCCAGATCTGA